Sequence from the Pseudomonas frederiksbergensis genome:
CTTGCTGTCCAGATCTTAATGGTAATGCCTGGGTCTAATATTGAGGCAGTCCGGGCTGTCCGCGTGATGCATCAGGGAAGTGCGTCGTGTCATTTAACTATTTTCTATTAGTTGGCTGTACCAAATCGACGCGCTGAATGTGGCAGATTGCCGTCAGGCTCGCCAAGTGGAAGAGGCCGCATCGTTTTTTAAGCGATCAAAACCATATGTGTTGCAATGCGAAGCGTTCGCTAACTATATCTAAATGGCCGCTTTTGGCCGATTGCCATCTATCACGACGGTACGCAATCGACCCCTACAGACATTCATAGCGATTAAGCTAGAGGGCCAGCTCAGCCGATCCCGGTGAACGAAGCGAATTTGAGCGCATTGTTAAGGGGCGCTTTTTTGTGGCACTGATCCTTGGAGCCGCTCGAGTCTACTTAGCTTATAGACTAGCAGCCTAGCCCCACTATCATCCACGAATTGCTCATACAAGACGGTGCTGTCTCGGAAGTGATTGTCTAGGCGATTCAGGACATCTCTTAGCGCTGCGAGCATATCCTCGACTGTAGCTCTGCTGATGCCGCTGAGAGGATTGGAGTTTCGGTTACTAAAGTAGTTGTGATCTTGATGAGCTATACGTTTGTTGCGATGCTCGCGGGCGAACTCTGCTGCCGTTACCGCCTTAGTGCAGAGATCCTGAACCTCCGCCCTTAGCGCGGAATCATTGACGAGTGGTGAAAGCGACAGCACAGTTAGGTTCTTCTTTTTTCCTGTACTAGGTGGGTCCGTCATTCGTGACACGCCAAGGAGTACGCTATCCCAAAGCTCATCTTGTACGATTTTAAAGAATAAACCAGCCGTTCTATTAAGCAGCTGAACCGTGTCCGTTGATTCTCCGAAAAGCTGCCGATACTGCTGCCAGAGAACATGGAGCTCTACGAGTTCTCTATAAAGTTCGTAGAAATTAGCACCGAGCTCTTGTCCCATCGTGGAAATATAATCGACACGTACTTCGTCCATGGATCGCGTTACCATTGAGTGCCCTCTAACTACCATTTGGCGACATCACTCCCGCGTTTGAGCGCGGCAGTGATGCTCTATAACACTTTTGTCGTCCTGCTAGCCGTTATCTAGCCTGGTGGGAATCGCAGCGCGACATAGCCCAAGGAGAAACGCGACACGGATGACGCCAAGCTTAGCTGCGCTAAAGTTTCGGTGCTGGAGGTTGACGTTACCTATTTGCCACTAGCGTGTCCAGCGGCTGCTTCTGGCCGTTTTCTGACCTTCGTTTAGAGGTTGAACTGCCAGGATTTTCCTAAGCGATGAGTGAGTAATTGCATGGTCAGCAAATAGTAATAGCGCGTCGATTGAGTGTGCCGGTTTAGGTGGTGATTCAAAAACCACGCAAGGTGTTTTCTCTGCCAAGTCCATGGATTTTCGCGTTGCCAGCGCTCAGCGATCGCTGTTTGGATGGTCTTCGCCTGACGCAGGTGGCGTTGGCGCGTGGTATGCGACCCGGTCAGGACGCCCGCCAGGAACAGATCCATATCGAATGCCGTGCTCATGCGCGACCACCAATGTAAGCGGCCACCACGACGATACGGTTGTGCCCCAGCTCATAGCTGATTTGTACTCGGGCTTCCTGATCGAGACGTCGGTCGGGTTGATAGCAATGGCCACCGTTGATGGGGGCGGGATGGTGGGTGATTTGCTCATAGCGTTCGCACGCATAGGCTGCCCGCAATTCGTGGAAGCCTTTGAGGTTGTACTGATGGAGGATGTCCCGTGCAGGACGGACGATTCCCAGTTGGAAATCGAGGTAGGTTTCGTTCGGTGCAAGTAGGTTGCGGCTACCGTCGGGTGAGACCTGTTCGGCGAATTTCAGCGCCTCGCGAATATGATCATCCGCCCTGATCCAGCGAGGTGCCGAGGCACCTGAGCGGCCCCCCTTGGTGCCATCCTGGATGTTGATCTTGCCGTATTGTTCGGCCTCACGTTTTAAGCGCGGAAGGTCGGCCAAAATGGCCTCACGTAAGCGCATGCCGGTGGCTCGCGCTAATTGAGCGATGGCCGCGGCACGCGGCTGCTGGTGTGCGCAAAGCACCTCTACGACCCTCTTCACATGTTCGCGGTCTTGGCCTTGCGGCACCGAACGACGAACACTGGTGCGCCGCATTCCTAGCGCCTTGCTCGGACTCGGTACTTTCACATACTGATCACCGCGAAGCGCTGCCAGGGTCCGATTGACGCTGGACAATCGGTTTTGCGCAGTGGCGATGGCGAGATCGCTGCGCTCAACCAGGTGACGCAGATGCTCCGCGTAATCCAGCAAGGTCTGCCGATCAATCTGCCGTGCATCATTAATTCCCCGGCCATCCTCCGACCGACACCAGCGCACGAACGTCTGCCAACGATCACTGTGTGCTTTGACCGTCCCGTAATGCCCACCGCCAAACAGGTCTTTCAGTGCCTGCGGCCCGGCATAGCTCAGTTGCCGCCCATAGCCAAAATTGCGCCCATCCCGTCTACCGACCAATGCCATGATCAAACTCCTCTCGAAGCTAACCCTTAAAACCCTCCCCACGTCATCCCGCCAAGAATGTTGAGTGTTATCAGGGATCAAGGCCCCTGCGACCTGTGAGGGTTGTCCACTAACGCGGGACTGGCGGCTCTTTACGACCGGGAGCTTGGGCATCTCATGATCTGGCCTCCTGAGCACTTCCGAGGAAGTGGGCGGGTGGAGGCTGCGCTGGCTGACGAGACCGACACCGCGAGATCCTGAGTCAGATGAAGGCAGTGATGCGATCACCGGGGCATGCCTGACTGTCAGTCAGGTGCAGTCCATTCCGTGGGCTGCGGCACCATCATCTGCATCGCTGTTGCTGGTGACCTCGGTGTTTGTCACGCCGATTGTCACGAGGGGGAATGCCGCAAAGCCTTGTACGAGTTGGGCTGCAGCAGTGGTACGAGCGCCCGTCTCTTTCCGGGAGAAAGAGACGGGCGCAGGTTGGCGCAGTGAAATGGCCAAGCGGAAAGGTTGCTGCAGGGCAACTGGGTAGGGGGATGTATTTGCCGCGATGGCAACGATCTGAAGTAGGCATCCATCACTCGGTGAGTGACCGTGCGAGCCGCCGGACGCTAATCGCACTTTGGGAGAACCACCACGGTGTGGCGTAGCCTTAAAGGTTCTGGCTACCTGGGTTGCTGTCAACGACAGCGCTTTGCCCGATCTTTTCTACGCCTGTGGATAATTTGGGTCAAGGCTCGAATTTTCGGGAATTCTGCGGCTGTGGATGAAATTATCCACCGGTGGAAATCTATGGTTTTCCACAGACAATTCGCGTGGGCTTTAGATTTTTTAAATGAGGTCCATCCAAGCAGGGCGGCTTTGCAGCCCCGCTTGGATGGACCCGAGTGGAAGGGCGGATAACGGTGATCTCACAGGCTTACCCACGTTTGGATGCGCCACGGCTATTTTGTAGGGCGGTGATGTTGTCGCCGACGGGGTGAGCGAACTCGTGAGGCGTTACATGCCCAGGGCGGTTGGCGTCGATGTAGTTGCTCCACCACGCCATGATCAGCCGCCGCTGCTCCAGAAATTCCGCTTTGTGGATATACGCGGCGCGCACGCGGTTGCGTTCCTTGTGGCTCATTTGTCTTTCGATGGCTGCGTCGGTCCATAACCCGGACTCCAGCAGGGCGCTACAGGCCATGGTCCTGAAACCGTGGCCGCACACGTCCTTGCTGGTGTCATAGCCGACGTTGCGGAGCATGGTATTCACCGTGTTCTCGGACATGGGCTTCCAGTACTTGTGGTCGCCCGGTAGCACTAACTCTGAAAAGCGACTGAGGCTGCGCAGGCGCTCCAGTATTTCGATGACCTGCGGCGATAGCGGAACCATTTGAATGTCGCCGTTCATCTTGGTCCCACGTGTGGAGTTGCGTACCCCTTCAATCGGTGCGCGCGTGTCGGGGATTTCCCACATGGCACGTTGGAAATCGAACTCACTCCATCGTGCGAAGCGCAGTTCGCTGGAGCGGACGAATACGTGCAGCGTCAACAGGACGGCAAGGCGCGTCAGCTCGCGACCGTTGTAGTTGTCGATACGGTGCAGCAGTTCGGGTAGGCGGTTGAGAGAGAGGGCCGGGCGATGGGCTGTGCGCGGCGCGTGAATCGAGCCTGCCAGATCCAGTGCAGGATTCATGGTGATCTGCCGAGCCCTTTTGGCCCCGCGCATGATGGTGGATAAGTAGTTCTGTACCCGTAACGCCACATCCGTGGTGCCGCGTTCCTTGATGCGCTGGGTGATCTCTAGCAGGTCATGGGTATCGAGTTCAGCGATGGGTCGTTGGCCGATCAGCGGGAAGACGTGGGTACGCAGTCGGCTCATCACGGTTTTTGTGTGTCCTTCGGTCCAGCGACGGGACATGTCGGCGTGCCACTCCAGAGCAACGGTTTCGAAAAGCAGTGCCGCCCGCTGGGCTACGATCTTGGCCTTCTTCTTTTCTTCCATAGGGTCGAGGTTGTCGAGCAGCAACGCCTTGGCTTCGTCTCGCTTACGTCGTGCGACGGAAAGGGTAACGATGGGGTAATTGCCGATGATGAGCGTGCCTTCCTTGCCGCTGGGCTTGGTGTACTTCAAGCGCCAGGTCTTCACGCCATTGGGTTTGACGAAAAGGTACATGCCTCCGCCGTCGAACAGTTTGTAGGCGCGTTCGCGGGGCTTGGCGGTGCGGCATTGCAGGTCGCTGAGGGGGATCGCTAGACGTGGCATAGGGGTACGCGCTCCTGACCGGAAAATCGCAGTACCCCTAACATACCCTCGGGGAAAGGGGATTTTGTTGGATCCCGACAGAGGGTCCTGGAACGAAAAAACCCGCCAAAGGGCGGGTTTTCGGTGCTTCCAGAGCATTCGGTGGAATGCAATGGAGCCTAATGTGGTGCCGGCACCAGGAGTCGAACCCGGGACCTACTGATTACAAGTCAGTTGCTCTACCAACTGAGCTATACCGGCGTGTGGGCGACGATTATAGCGATTGGGAAGGTTCTGTAAACCCCTGAATTCTGACTATTTTTAGACGGGCAGCAGTTCCGGTGGATGGGGCGCGGTTGGGCGGGGCGTGAGGGGCTTGGCGGCGGGCGGTTGCTTTACTCATGCGGGGCAAGCCAAAGCGCCTGTCGGGCGGGGCGAAAATGCTGCCGGACCCAACGTTTATGCTGGTTTGCTCAGCTGCTTATGCACAATCGATAGGACGTTGCGAGTGATATCTTTCGGTTTTGTGACAATTTCCCGGTTTGCTCGCAAGCTGCTGTTTTCATGGTTTTTTATCCATGTGAACAAAAAATGACCAGCTAAGTTTCAACCCGAAAATCACGGTTTTCTTGGATCCAGGTTTATTTCATCAACAGAGTTATCCACAGGCTGTTTCGCCTTGGCGATGCTCTGCCAGCAACAGCAGGTTGCGCGGCGTCAGGAGGGTTTCGCAGAAGGTGCCGAGGCGGACGTCGTAGCCTTTTTGGCTGAGGAAAAGTGCCCGGTCCAGCACCAGCCAAAGCTCCAGTGGTCGGCGGAAAAGGCCTCGCACCAATTCCAGGTTTCGCACCTCGGCCAGGCGCTGCTGGCCTGCTGCTTCCAGGGCGGCCCAATCAGGTGTGCCGACTGTGGATAAGCCTTTCAGGGCTGCCAGATCGGTACAGTACTGGGCGAAAGATTTTTCCAGCCAGGCGCTGGGCAATGAGGGGGTGGCCAGGTAGTCGTCGCACCCTCTGATTTGTCGCTGCAGCAGGTCGAAGCCCAGGCGCCATGCCATGGATTGGTCCCGTTGCCTTCTTACGCGGGCGCCAGCGGTGACGGTCTCGGTCTGCGGCAGGCTGAGATCGTCGAGCGACAGTTGTAGGCCGGAGCCTTTGGCGGCGTCGGACAGCGCTTGATAACGCTCGCTGTTGATGCGGTTGTAGCAGCACGGCGCGATCGCCAGTTGTTCACAGCCAGCGGCGCTGGCCAGGTGCATCAGGCGCACGTGCAAGTCGCCGCAGGCGTGCAGGGCCACGGGGGTGTGTTCCGGATGCAGCGCCTGGTTCGCGTCCGCCGCCAGTACGTCTTGTTGCAGGTGCGTGGCGGGCAGGTGGTGGTGTTGGCTCAGCAACTGGCCGCTGGCGACCAAGGCAGGATCGTATTCCAGGCAGGTCAGTTGCTGCTCATCGTGCAGCAAGCGTCGACCGAGGTGGCCTTTGCCGGCGCACCAATCGAGCCAGTGGGTCGGTGCGGTGGAGAAGCGCAGGCGGCTGGCGAAGGCTTCGATCTGCTGCCATTTGCGCCCGGGTACGTCGACGTTGAGGCGGTGGCTTGATGCTTCGAGCGCATTGGCCGGCAATTCTGCGACCGCGCCGAGGGTGCGGGAGATAGCGGCCAATTCTGGAAACGGCGCTGGCGCATCCTCCATTAACCATGGCTGGTGATGGTCGTTTTCCGCAGTCTCAAGCGAACGCTGGCGTAGCCATTGGGCCAATTCCGGGTGGGACGTTTCCCAGGGCATCTGCAAATGGATGAAGGGACGCGGTTTCCACAATGCCTGATGCGTTGTGAGAAAAACGTCCAGTGCCGTGAAACGGGCGAGCAATGCCTCGCCCGTCAGGACGCGGCTGTCAGCGTCCCTGGCAGGCATCAACGCGCAACCAGCGTTCCAGCTGCTTGAAGCCTTGCACCAGAACGAACGACATCAGCAGATAGAACATGCCGGCCGCGAAGAAAATCTCCACAGGCATATAGGTCCTGGCGATGATGGTGCGGGCCATGCCGGTAAGTTCCAGCAAGGTCACGGTACTCGCCAGGGCGCTGGCCTTGAGCATCAGGATTACTTCGTTGCTGTAGGCCGGCAGGCCGATGCGCGCGGCGCGGGGCAGCATGATGTAGAACAGCGCCTTGGGCCGCGACATGCCCAAGGCCCGTGCGGCTTCGATTTCGCCACGAGGGATGGCCTGGATCGCGCCGCGCAGGATCTCGGCGATGTAAGCGGCTGTGTGCAGGGTCATGGTGGCCGTGGCGCACCAGAATGGGTCCCGCAAATACGGCCACAACGCGCTGCTGCGCACGGCGTCGAATTGTGCCAGGCCGTAATAGACAAGGAACAACTGGACCAGCAGCGGCGTGCCACGGAAAAAGAAGATGTAGGCGTAGGGCAATGCCCGCACCTGCCACAGGCGCGATGAGCGGGCGATGCCCAGCGGAATCGCCAGCAGTAGCCCTGCGATCACGGCGATAGCCACCAACTCCAGGGTCAATGTGGCGCCCTGGGCCAGCTTCGGCAGCCACTTGATGATGACGTCCCAGTTCATTGGGTGCTCCTGGCAAAGCCGCGGGCGGCGCGTTTTTCCAGCAGGTGCATGCCGAGCATGGCGAGCACTGTCAGGCCCAGGTACATAAGTGCGGCGACCATATAGAACGTGAACGGTTGCTTGGAGATGGTCACGCCGATTTGCGCGTGACGCATGATTTCTTCCAGGCCGATCACCGAAACCAGCGCGGTATCCTTCATGAGGATCATGAACAGGTTGCCCAGGCCGGGCAGGGCGATGCGCCACATCTGCGGCAGGATCAACCGGGTAAAGATTCGCCATTTCGACAAGCCCAAAGCTACGCCGGCTTCACGGTGCCCCTTGGGTATCGCCAGGATCGCACCGCGAAACACTTCCGTAGCGTAGGCGCCAAAGCACAGGCCGAGGGCGATGACACCGGCGGCGAAGGCGTTGAGGGCAAGGTCGGGATTGCCGAAATACTCACCCAAGGCACGCATCAGGTTGACGGTGCCGAAGTAGATCAACAGCACCCAGAGCAATTCCGGAATGCCGCGGACCAGTGTCGAATAGGTGCCGCCAAGCCATTGCAGCGGCTTGTACGGGGAGGTCTTGGCAAGGGCGCCGAGCAGGCCGAGCACTAGCCCCAGGCAAAGGGCCGACAGGGCCAACTTGACCGTCATCAGCGCGCCGGCGGCAAGCGCCGGGCCGAATCCATATAGGTCGATCATCATGGGTATTTGTTCATATCGCGGCAGGCTTGGCTAAGGACCGGCGCCGCGCAGGAGCGGGCGCCAGCCAGGCACGTCAGTATCAATAGATGCTGAACGGGAAGTACTTGTCGTTGATTTTTTTATAGGTGCCGTCGGCAATGATTTCCTTGAGCGCGGCGTTCAGCTTGTTGCGCAGCTCGTTGTCACCCTTGCGCAGCGCAATGGCGATTTTGTCGCTTTCCACCATCGGGTCGCCTTTGAATTCGTAAGCACGGCCAGCATCGGTTTTCAGCCAGTCGTAGTTCACGTACTTGTCCGCCAGGATCGCGTCGACGCGGCCGGAGGTCAGGTCCAGGTAGGCGTTATCCTGGGTGTCGTAGAGCTTGGCGGTGATGTTGCTACCCATTTCATCTTCCAGCCAGGTACCGGCGAGGGTGGCGCGTTGTGCCCCGATGACCTTGCCGTTGAGTGAGGCTTTATCGGTTTTGAAGTCGACATTTTTTGGTGCGATGAATTGCAGTTTGTTGGAGTAGTACGGGTCGGTGAAGTCCACGGCCGCCTTGCGTTCCTCGGTGATCGACAACGAGGAGATCAGGAAGTCGAACTTCTTGGCGTTCAAGGCTGGGATGATACCGTCCCAGTCGGAGGTGACCACTTCGCACTCGACTTTCATCTTGGCGCACAGAGCATCGCCAATATCCTTATCGAAGCCGACCACGTTGCCGCTGGCATCTTTGTTGTTGAACGGCGGATAGGCCGCTTCGATGCCCATTTTCAGTTTTTCCGCCATGGCGCTGGCCGAGAAGACCAGGCTGGCCGCTGCGGCCAGGAGGAATTTCTTGTAGGTCTGCATGTGTACTGCTCCGTTAGCGGTTGCTGGACATGAATTGTTTGCAGCGCGCCGAAAGCGGGTTCTCGAAGACCTGCTGTGGCGATCCATGTTCCTCGACCAGGCCTTGATGAAGGAACACGACTTCGCTGGAAACCTGACGGGCGAAGCCCATTTCATGGGTGACCAGCAGCATGGTGCGTCCTTCTTCGGCCAGGGCGCGGATCACATTAAGTACTTCCTGGACCATTTCCGGGTCAAGGGCGGAGGTGGGTTCGTCGAACAGAATCACCTTGGGCTGCATCGCCAGTGTGCGGGCGATGGCGGCACGTTGCTGCTGGCCGCCGGACAGTTCGGCCGGGTAGGCGTGGCGCTTGTCGGCGATGCCGACCTTGGCCAGCAAGGCTTCGGCGCCTTCGACGGCTTCGGCCTTGCTCTGGCCCAGCACCCGGCGCGGGGCTTCGATGATGTTGTCGAGCACGCTCATGTGGGGCCAGAGATTAAAGTTCTGAAATACAAAACCGATCTCGCTGCGCATGCGGTTGATCTGTTTGCCGTCGGCGGCCACCAGTTCACCGTTTTTCGCGGCCTTGAGCTTGAGTTCTTCGCCGGCCACCAGAATCTGGCCCTGGTTGGGATTTTCCAGCAGGTTGATGCAGCGCAAAAACGTGGACTTGCCGGAACCGGAGGAGCCCAGGATCGAGATCACGTCGCCGTCGCGAGCGGTCAGCGAGACGCCTTTGAGCACCTCCAGCTTTCCGTAGCGTTTATGCAAGTTGCGGATTTCAAGCGCGGGCGTGGCCTGGGCCATGTGCGGTCCTCATGATATGTGCTCCCTTGCTGTTGGCAGCCTTCCTGGCGAGGCGGCCAAGCTAGCATGCGTCCGAATGACAGCCAACAGCGCTTCGGACGGTAGGCCAATGATGTGCATCAGGTTGTCGCATCGACACAGCAGACTGTCGCGCTATCAACAACCGAACGGCTGTTTTAACCATGCACACCGGCAAAATGCCTGGGAGTCGCTAAAAAAAGGCGCGATGGTGCCAGCTTTGGGCGGGGGTGGGAAGGGTTAATCGGATGAGCGTTGTCTATTCCGACTGGCGTTCGGCTCAACTCCCAATTGGTCTAAACGGCGAGGCTCATGTAGTGCTCAAACGAGATGGCACTCATTTCAGGAGTTTGTTGCCATGAAGTCGCTAGCTTCCACTATCGTCTTGATGGGGACGCTGCTGTTCCCCATCGTCGTCAACGCCACCAACCTCACGCCCATCGACAACTCGGGCGTGCAGGTCCAACCCATGCAGCAGAACGGTATCACCTATCTGTCCGGAGGCATCGGCGAGGACGAAGCCCGGGCCATCGAGCAGGCCCAGGGCTATAACCTGCACATGACGTTTGCGATCGGCCCCGAGAACAAATACGTCCCGGATGTGGACGTGACCGTGCAGAACGCATCGGGGCAAACATTGCTGACGCTCAGCGATGCAGGCCCGTTGGTGTATGTACAGCTACCGCCGGGCAAGTACGGCGTGGTGGCGACGCGTAACGGCGTGGAGCGTCGCGACACCGCCAACGTGGCCGGCGGAGCCGCGCGAAAGCTGGTGTTCCACTGGAACAGTAGCGAGTAGCCGGGGAGCTTACTCGCTGGCGGGCTCTTCCATGGATTGACGATAACGGTCCAGCGCCTCGCTGAAATCCTTGATGAACTCCGGCGTGCTGAGCCAGCGCTGGGCGGTTTCGCGATCCATGTCATCGGCCCACATGCGATAGTCCACCAGCATATCCGCGGCCAGGTTGGTCGCGGCCATGCTCTCGTTTTCGGCGTTTTTCAGGTCCAGCAGGGCCGGGCGCTCGATGATCATCTCGCTGACATTGCTCAGCAGCGTGTCAAGCATTTGGCTGCGGCTGACCGCCTCGGCTTCGCGCAGCTTGGCAAACAGTTCCAGTACGTAGACTGGTGGCTGGGCGGTGGCGTGGGCCGGATCGCCGTACATCGGGATGGATTTGCGTCCCGTCATGCGGATTTGCTTGGCTTTGTCTTTGGCGCGCTTGGCGCGTTTCTGCTGTTTGTTCAGTGAGGCCATTGGGCTTCGGTTTCCAATTCGTTAGGGGGCGGTGCCCCGGCTCAATCGATTTTCGGCACGGTAAAGCGAAATTCGCTGCCTTTGCCTGGCTGGCTTTCGGCCTGCAGTTTACCGCCATGAGCCTGGACAATCCCCTGGGAAATATAAAGCCCGAGTCCGGTGCCGTTCGGGTTGCCCTCCTTGGTGGTCCAGTAGCGGTCAAACACATGGGGCAATTGTTCGGGTGCGATACCTTCTCCCGTGTCGCGGACGCTGAACACTATCTCATCGCCTACCGACATTGCGCTGATGCCTACACTGCCTCGCTGCGGCGTGAATTTGATGGCGTTGCCGATCAGGTTGGACAGCACTTGGAACAGCCGCTCCGGGTCCGCGTTGATCTTGAGATTGGGTTCGGCATGGAAAGAGATGTCGATGGCCTTGGCAGAGGCCAGCGGCGTCAACAGCGAGCAGGCATCTTCGAAGATCTGGGTGACGTCCATCGGCTTGGGGTGGATGGTGTAGCGGCCGGCGTCGATGCGCGAGGTGTCGAGCAGGTCTTCCAGCAGCGAATTCATGCGACTGGCGGCTTGCTGCATGGTGTCGATGGCCGAGGAAATTCGCTTCGAGCTGTGAGACCCGTCGGAGCTGAAGGAATTTTGCATCATCCCGCAAAGCATGGATATGACGGTCATCGGGTTGCGCAGGTCATGGGATACCACTGCCACCAGCTCATCCCGGGCCTGCACTGCCTGCCGCTCCTTGCGAACCTGACGTGCCAAGTCGGTTTCCAGGGCCGAGCGACGCAGGTCATTGGCGGCGAACAGGTCACCATGGCTCCATTGGGTGCTGATGCCGTCCATCTCGACTTTCCAGATTTCGAACGATGTCCGCGGACGCAAGCGCAAACCGGTCTCGCTTTGTTCCAGGTCGAGGGGCTTTTGCGGGTCACCGCTCCAATTGATGGTTTGTTTCACCTCGGGGCGGAACCACAGCACGCCGTTTTCCACGGGCTTGGGCAGGTGAATCGCCAGCACTCCGCTTGCAACGTCCCGATAAGCCTTGGCCGGCTCGAAGACACCGCTCAGGTTATGGTGGGAGAAGACCGGTTGGCCGGTTTCCATTATCCATTTGTGCAATTCACGGATCTGCTCTGGTTCCGGACACTGGCCGTGGCGATACAGCTTGTTGTCCTCGATGATCGCGACGCCATTGGCCCCGGTGAGATTCATCAGGCACTGGGGCGCGAGGGACAGGCCTTCGAAAACGTTTTCGCTGGATTGCGCCATGACAGTGGCAAGCGCCTGGAGCCCTTCGAGCTTGGCATCCCGTTGTCCCGCCAGCTCAATGGCTTCCATCGCGCTGATCTGCAGCGACAGGATCTGGCCGATCGTCTGGCAGGCCATGCGCATCTCGTGTGGAACATGAAGCGGCTGGCGATTGCCGCAGCTGATCAGTCCCCATAATTGCTCGCCCTTCATCAGCGAGATGCTCATGGATGACAGCACGCCCATGTTCTTCATGTATTGGCGGTGGATCGGCGAGACGCTGCGCAGCGTGGAGAAGCTCAGGTCCAGCGGTGCCTGCGTGTCGGGACGCAGCTCGGGTACCAGTGGGACCGGGGTGTAGTCGGCGTTGGGGATGATGCGCAACCAATTGGTGCGATACAGCTCGCGGGCCTGCTCAGGGATGTCCGACGCTGGGAAAAACAAACCCTTGTAGAGCTCCATCGAAGGTGCGCTGGCCTCGGCGATGACTTGTCCGTGGCCGCCTACCTCGAAACGATAGATCAACACACGGTCGTAGCCGGTCATGGCCTGGATTTCGCGCACGCTGATTTCGTACAGGGCCTGAAGGGACTTGGCGCTTTGCAGGCGCTGCAACATGCG
This genomic interval carries:
- a CDS encoding integrase domain-containing protein; translated protein: MALVGRRDGRNFGYGRQLSYAGPQALKDLFGGGHYGTVKAHSDRWQTFVRWCRSEDGRGINDARQIDRQTLLDYAEHLRHLVERSDLAIATAQNRLSSVNRTLAALRGDQYVKVPSPSKALGMRRTSVRRSVPQGQDREHVKRVVEVLCAHQQPRAAAIAQLARATGMRLREAILADLPRLKREAEQYGKINIQDGTKGGRSGASAPRWIRADDHIREALKFAEQVSPDGSRNLLAPNETYLDFQLGIVRPARDILHQYNLKGFHELRAAYACERYEQITHHPAPINGGHCYQPDRRLDQEARVQISYELGHNRIVVVAAYIGGRA
- a CDS encoding tyrosine-type recombinase/integrase, which encodes MPRLAIPLSDLQCRTAKPRERAYKLFDGGGMYLFVKPNGVKTWRLKYTKPSGKEGTLIIGNYPIVTLSVARRKRDEAKALLLDNLDPMEEKKKAKIVAQRAALLFETVALEWHADMSRRWTEGHTKTVMSRLRTHVFPLIGQRPIAELDTHDLLEITQRIKERGTTDVALRVQNYLSTIMRGAKRARQITMNPALDLAGSIHAPRTAHRPALSLNRLPELLHRIDNYNGRELTRLAVLLTLHVFVRSSELRFARWSEFDFQRAMWEIPDTRAPIEGVRNSTRGTKMNGDIQMVPLSPQVIEILERLRSLSRFSELVLPGDHKYWKPMSENTVNTMLRNVGYDTSKDVCGHGFRTMACSALLESGLWTDAAIERQMSHKERNRVRAAYIHKAEFLEQRRLIMAWWSNYIDANRPGHVTPHEFAHPVGDNITALQNSRGASKRG
- a CDS encoding methyltransferase translates to MPARDADSRVLTGEALLARFTALDVFLTTHQALWKPRPFIHLQMPWETSHPELAQWLRQRSLETAENDHHQPWLMEDAPAPFPELAAISRTLGAVAELPANALEASSHRLNVDVPGRKWQQIEAFASRLRFSTAPTHWLDWCAGKGHLGRRLLHDEQQLTCLEYDPALVASGQLLSQHHHLPATHLQQDVLAADANQALHPEHTPVALHACGDLHVRLMHLASAAGCEQLAIAPCCYNRINSERYQALSDAAKGSGLQLSLDDLSLPQTETVTAGARVRRQRDQSMAWRLGFDLLQRQIRGCDDYLATPSLPSAWLEKSFAQYCTDLAALKGLSTVGTPDWAALEAAGQQRLAEVRNLELVRGLFRRPLELWLVLDRALFLSQKGYDVRLGTFCETLLTPRNLLLLAEHRQGETACG
- a CDS encoding ABC transporter permease translates to MNWDVIIKWLPKLAQGATLTLELVAIAVIAGLLLAIPLGIARSSRLWQVRALPYAYIFFFRGTPLLVQLFLVYYGLAQFDAVRSSALWPYLRDPFWCATATMTLHTAAYIAEILRGAIQAIPRGEIEAARALGMSRPKALFYIMLPRAARIGLPAYSNEVILMLKASALASTVTLLELTGMARTIIARTYMPVEIFFAAGMFYLLMSFVLVQGFKQLERWLRVDACQGR
- a CDS encoding ABC transporter permease → MMIDLYGFGPALAAGALMTVKLALSALCLGLVLGLLGALAKTSPYKPLQWLGGTYSTLVRGIPELLWVLLIYFGTVNLMRALGEYFGNPDLALNAFAAGVIALGLCFGAYATEVFRGAILAIPKGHREAGVALGLSKWRIFTRLILPQMWRIALPGLGNLFMILMKDTALVSVIGLEEIMRHAQIGVTISKQPFTFYMVAALMYLGLTVLAMLGMHLLEKRAARGFARSTQ
- a CDS encoding ABC transporter substrate-binding protein, encoding MQTYKKFLLAAAASLVFSASAMAEKLKMGIEAAYPPFNNKDASGNVVGFDKDIGDALCAKMKVECEVVTSDWDGIIPALNAKKFDFLISSLSITEERKAAVDFTDPYYSNKLQFIAPKNVDFKTDKASLNGKVIGAQRATLAGTWLEDEMGSNITAKLYDTQDNAYLDLTSGRVDAILADKYVNYDWLKTDAGRAYEFKGDPMVESDKIAIALRKGDNELRNKLNAALKEIIADGTYKKINDKYFPFSIY
- a CDS encoding ABC transporter ATP-binding protein, whose protein sequence is MAQATPALEIRNLHKRYGKLEVLKGVSLTARDGDVISILGSSGSGKSTFLRCINLLENPNQGQILVAGEELKLKAAKNGELVAADGKQINRMRSEIGFVFQNFNLWPHMSVLDNIIEAPRRVLGQSKAEAVEGAEALLAKVGIADKRHAYPAELSGGQQQRAAIARTLAMQPKVILFDEPTSALDPEMVQEVLNVIRALAEEGRTMLLVTHEMGFARQVSSEVVFLHQGLVEEHGSPQQVFENPLSARCKQFMSSNR
- a CDS encoding ATP-binding protein; the protein is MKPEDQEAFEQLLANCADEPIRFPGAIQPHGVLLMLSEPDFLIRQVSANAQELIGQPAQGLLGQPLDVLFGQEQAASLLEAFRSDAERDNVPLDIVVNQQRFDALIHRHQGALIVELEQHLADFRPEGVSGEANLGRMLQRLQSAKSLQALYEISVREIQAMTGYDRVLIYRFEVGGHGQVIAEASAPSMELYKGLFFPASDIPEQARELYRTNWLRIIPNADYTPVPLVPELRPDTQAPLDLSFSTLRSVSPIHRQYMKNMGVLSSMSISLMKGEQLWGLISCGNRQPLHVPHEMRMACQTIGQILSLQISAMEAIELAGQRDAKLEGLQALATVMAQSSENVFEGLSLAPQCLMNLTGANGVAIIEDNKLYRHGQCPEPEQIRELHKWIMETGQPVFSHHNLSGVFEPAKAYRDVASGVLAIHLPKPVENGVLWFRPEVKQTINWSGDPQKPLDLEQSETGLRLRPRTSFEIWKVEMDGISTQWSHGDLFAANDLRRSALETDLARQVRKERQAVQARDELVAVVSHDLRNPMTVISMLCGMMQNSFSSDGSHSSKRISSAIDTMQQAASRMNSLLEDLLDTSRIDAGRYTIHPKPMDVTQIFEDACSLLTPLASAKAIDISFHAEPNLKINADPERLFQVLSNLIGNAIKFTPQRGSVGISAMSVGDEIVFSVRDTGEGIAPEQLPHVFDRYWTTKEGNPNGTGLGLYISQGIVQAHGGKLQAESQPGKGSEFRFTVPKID